Genomic segment of Murdochiella vaginalis:
CGGGGCCCATCGTATTGGCAACGGTGACGGATTTCAGATACTTGCCCTTTGCGGATGCCGGTTTCGCTTTCACGATCGCCGCCAGAACCGCCTTCAAGTTTTCGCTGATCTGTTGAGCGTCGAAAGAAGCCTTGCCGACAAGCACGTGAACAATGTTCTGTTTATCGGTACGATATTCGACTTTACCGGCTTTCACGTCTTTAACTGCCTGCGCGACATCCATGGTGACCGTGCCGGCCTTCGGGTTCGGCATTAAGCCGCGGGGGCCGAGGACACGACCGATGCGACCAACCTGGCCCATCATGTCCGGCGTGGCAATGGCAACGTCAAAATCCATCCAGTTTTCTTTCTGAACCTTTTCCACCAGGTCTTCCCCGGCGAAATCCGCACCGGCGGCAATCGCTTCATCGGCTTTCGCGCCCTTGGCGAAGACGGCGACGCGCACGGCTTTGCCGGTACCGTTCGGCAATGCAACCGTGCCGCGGACTTGCTGATCGGCATGGCGGGAGTCAACGCCCAGGCGAGCGTGCAGCTCGATGGTTTCGTCAAACTTGGCCGTTGCCGTTTTCTTTAACAACTCGGATGCTTCATCAATGGAATAGGTCTTCGTCGCATCGATGAGCTTTGCTGCTTCGATATATTTTTTGCCTCTCTTCGGCATAAGATCCTCCTTGTGGTACGAGCGGAAATTCCTCCCACTGCTCCATTATTCTTCGACGGTAATTCCCATCGAACGCGCTGTTCCGGCAACCATGCTCATCGCCGCTTCCAACGAAGCCGCGTTCAGATCCGGTTTCTTGAGCTCCGCGATCTTCTGTAACTGCGCTTTGGTAATCTTGCCGACTTTTTTCTTGTTGGGTTCACCCGAAGCAGCCTGCAGGCCCAGTTCCTTTTTAATAAGAACCGCAGCCGGCGGTGTTTTGGTGATAAAGGTGAAGGAGCGATCCTGATAGACCGTCATCACCACCGGGATAATCAAACCCTGCTTATCCGCGGTTTGCGCATTAAATGCCTTTACAAACTCCATAATGTTGACGCCGTGAGGACCGAGCGCGGTACCGACCGGCGGTGCCGGGGTTGCTGCGCCGGCGGGAATTTGCAATTTGACAATCGCACTTACTTTTTTAGCCATAGTATCCTCCTGGGATTTCTATCGTGGTCAGAGCGGGGAGTTCCCCCTCCCACTAACGACTATTGCATCGATACGCTATAGCGTCTCGATGTCGTCATAGGACAACTCGACGGATGTTTCACGCCCGAACATGTTAATGAGCGCTTTGATCGTCTGTTTATCCGATTGTACTTCTTCGACTTCTGCGGAAAAACCAGCAAAAGGGCCGAAAATAATTTCGATCGCATCGCCCGGCGAGACGTGAATCTCGCGCTGTGCCATCTGCTCACGTACGCCAAACTGTGCGACTTCGCGTGCGGTGAGCGGAATCGGATCCGATCCGGGGCCGACAAACCCCGTAACGCCATTGGTGTTGCGGATCAGGAACCAGGACTTCGGGGTGATGTTCATTTTCACCAGCACGTAGCCCGGCAGAATTTTGCGTTCCTTAATCACGCGTTCGTTATTACGAACCTCTGTGTACTTTTCCATCGGAACACGCACGTCAAATACATCTTTGTCCTGCTTGTTCTCGATAATCATTTCGATCTTATCTTTTACTTTATTTTCGTATCCGGAATACGTATGAATGACATACCATTTTCCTTCCAGGGTGTCTTTTTCCTGTTCCGACATCATTTCCCCCCATTCTACGAATTAAATGACAAGACCGACCAACCAACCATAAATCAGATCAAGTATCCAACCGAACGTTGCAACCACAGCGGCGATCACCAGCACGATGAGCGTGTACTGCACGACTTCCGGAGCGGTGGGCCACTGGATCTTACGCATTTCTGCGCGCATGCCGTCAATGCGGCTCGGCGCCTTCTTCTCTGCCATAGATCCTCCTTACTTCGTTTCGCGATGCAGGGTGTGCTTTTTGCAGAACGGGCAGTACTTGTTCAGTTCAATACGTTCCGTATTGTTCTTTTTGTTTTTGGTGGTATCGTAGTTTCTGTTCTTGCATACAGTGCAAGCCAATTTCACTTTATCAGCCATTGTTTCCTCCTACTCCCAAAATCGTATCCCTCTTTCGCCTGCCAACGAAGGACGCCTGTCGGTACTTTTTTGCGCACTCAAAAAAGCCTATCCCGACGGATACGTTTCATCAGTGTATCACGACTCTGTTCTCGGCGCAAGTCGGGGTTGCCTTAATTGGTCCAGGTCAACAGCGCCTTTACCTTATAGCCGGCCTCTTCCAGCACTTTTCTTCCGCCGAGATCGGTTAACTCGGTCAGGAAAAGCGTTCCGGCAACCACGCCGCCTGCGGCTTCAACCAATTCGCAGGCCGTCTTCGCCGTGCCGCCGGTGGCCAGAAGATCGTCCATAACGAGTACACGTGCGCCATCCGGTATCGAATCACGATCCACCTCAATCGCCGCTTCCCCATATTCCAAGGTATAGGATTTCTTGATCAAGTTTCCGGGTAATTTCCCCGGCTTTCGTGCCATAATAAATCCTTTGTGTAAGAGGGCTGCAACGGGCACACCTACGATGAAACCTCGAGATTCCGTTCCCAGCACATAATCAAAATCCCATTCCTTGGCCGCATCGGCAAGTTGTTCCACCATGGCCTTCAGGGCATCCGCGTCCGACAAAATCGTCGTGATATCTTTATAGCTGATGCCCGGGCCCGGAAAGCCCTCAATCACGCGCATCTTTTTCTTTAAATCCATTTGCTTTGTCATCCTATTCTCCCGGCTTTCGCCTGTTCCGTTTCCCCCTCCATACCGGCTGCACACAGAAAAATTTGTTTCCCGCCGAAAACTGTGGTACAATTCCATGGTCAGCAATTCGACGGGGTGTAGCGCAGCTCGGTAGCGCGCCTGCTTCGGGAGCAGGAGGCCGGAGGTTCAAATCCTCTCACTCCGATTTTTCTATGTAAAAGTGTTGAAATCAAGCCATTCTTGTCATGGAATGATACGGTTTTGATACTACATTTTGAAACCGGGACAATTGTCCCGGTTTTTTCTTTCTTTATATCGCCATTCACGTTTCATTAGTATGGAAAGATCCGTCGTCTTGTTCCTTTTCTTGCGCCGGACTCCTGCTTCCATCACAGCTCCGCGGTATCGATCCAAAGCGTAAAGGGGCCGTCATTAACGGACGAGACGAGCATGTCCGCGCCGAAGCGGCCGGTCTGTACGTCGGGCAAATCTGCCTTAACCAACGTTACCATCTCATTATAAAGTTCCTCGGCCCATGCGGGCGGTGCAGCCGTCGCAAAGCTGGGACGATTTCCCTTCTTAATGGATGCATAAAGGGTAAACTGGGAAACCAACAAAACGTTCCCCTGTACCGCCGCCAAATCAAGGTTGGTCTTTCCTTCGCTATCCATGAAGACGCGTAGCTTGCGGATTTTTGTCCACAAACGGGCCACTTCTTCTTTCGTATCATTGGGGCCGACGCCCAAATAGAGGAGATAGCCGCGGTCGATGGCACCTACAATCTCACCATTGATGGTCACCGATGCCTCTTTAACGGTTTGTAATACGGCACGCATGGCGCTTACTGAATGGTAAAGCCAAGGTCAGCGATATCGCGATTAAAGCCGATCACCGTATCCACGGAAAGCTGTTCCGGCGTTTTGTCCCCGATTTTGGCAAGCTTCTGCAATACGCCGTCCGGGCAGGTGATGATATCAACGCCCAGGCGCTCGGCTTCATACACATTCCACACTTCGCGCGTGGAAGCCCACAGTAAGCGAACATGATCGTATTTTTTGCAGATTGCAGACGCTTCCGTCATGACGGGAATGGGATCCAACCCGTTGTCGGCCAAGCGCCCTGCAAAAATGGAAACATAAGTGATAGCCTTGTCGCTGACCGCTTCGACGATCGCTTTTGTCTGCGCGACGGAATACACTGCGGTCACATTCAGATTTACGCCTTCCGCGGAAAGACGAGAAATCAGGGGGAGCATGCTCTCGCCCTTCGTGTTTACGACAGGAATCTTCACAAAGACATTTTTGCCCAGCGCCGCAATTTTACGCGCTTCCTGTTCCATAGTTTCCATATCGTCGGCAAACACTTCAAACGAAAGCGACAAATCCGGAATCGCCTCGACGACTTTCTTGGCATACGGCGTATAATCCTCCACCCCCGCCTTTTTCATCAGCGACGGATTGGTCGTAAAACCATCCACCAGACCGCTCTCGTACTGCTTTTTCATTGTTTCCAGCACTGCGCCGTCTGCAAAAATCTGCACGCCAAAATCCTTAAACATCGTTTCTCCTTTCTCCTAAGACCAAGGTTTCCTAAAGGATATCCTTGTAAAACACCTTTTCACGAAACGCCATCTTTGCAGCTCTTTCTTATCGGTCAAGATGTCCTGCCTGCTGCTTCATTTTAGCAGAAGGCGTACCTTCGCTCAATGTAAAGAACTGGGTCGGGACAATCCGGGATGCCGACAATGCGCACCATTCACGTCTTACAAGAGATTAGAGCAGTTGGCGTTGCCACGATGACTTTCGATAAGATTTACAATGTATCCCGTTCCGATGCGCTACGATAGAGATGAGAAAAATAGAAGACAAAGGAGGAAACGATGAAAAAGGGGTTCCTACTCATGGGAATAGTACTATTTGCACTCACCGGATGCCATTCGGACACGGCGGATCGCAAGGTGAGTGGAGAAAACGAAGAATTGCGCCAAGAAGTATCCCTGTTAACTGCCGAGAAAGAATCCCTGGAAACAGCGCTTGCGAACGAAAAGGCGCAACAATCATCGGAAGCGGAAGCCGAAAAGGCCAAAAACAATGTGAAACTGAGCGCCGGCCAGCCGTGGACAGTCGATGGGCTCTTTACGTTGCAGGTGGATTCGGTCAAGGCCATCGCCGAACGCAATACGTATACCGCTAAAAACCCTGCCCAGGTGGTACTGATCACCTATACCTATCAGAACATCGGCTATGTAAATAATGACCAAGAGCTCTATCTCGCGCCCAGTCATGTCGTGGACAGCAGCGGCGAAATGGCCAGCCCGTATCCCGCGGACATTGACGTCTATCCGCAGCCGACACCTGTCGGCGCCAAGATGGTAGGAGCGCAGGCCGCGTTTAGCTTAAATCACGTCAGCAAAGAAATCCTGATCTCTTTTGAAACGTACGACCGCACGAAAGGAAGACTCACGGCGACGTTTACTTTGCCGGTTTCGAGTGAAGAGTAATCGCTTCGACAAGAGTCCCGATCATACAGACATTTCAAAAAGAAAACCGCCTGAAACCATTGATTTCAAGCGGTTTTCTTAGCTATCGGGGTGACAGGATTTGAACCTGCGACCTCATGGTCCCAAACCACGCGCGCTACCGAACTGCGCCACACCCCGAAAAGCAGGGTTATTCTACCATACTTCCACCCTGCTGTCTTATGAACTTGTTAGCCGATGAGGGAGTCCTGAAGGCTGCGCAGACGATACACCTGCGTGGACGGATCCAGCTCGACGTCTTCTTCCGTCAGAACGCTGTCTTTGGCGATGTTTCGTTTGGCAATGGCGTTGCCCACCAAAAGGCCGATAGGAATATGGCGTTCCCGTTTCTGCGTTTCATGCGTTTCGATGCGTCCACGTACACAGAAGCCGCCAATACCGTCGATAAGTTCGCCCTCTGCAATATCTTTCTTCGCCACGGCCACCGTCTCTGAAACCGGCTTGTCCAGCTGCACGATGGCCGCCTGTTTATGCAGCACCGCACGCGCGACGGTCAGCGGTGTTTCCAGGCTGCCCAGGTGGAAGGGACGATAGAGAATATGGTGTTCACGCTCGCCTTTTTTCAACATGTAATTCATTTCGGCGGCAACCTGCGCATTTTGCCCCTTGACGATCACGAAAACGCCGGGAGCAATGCCGTCCACATAATCGACTACACCGAAGCGATTGAGCACACCGCCTTCACGAACCAGATCAAACTGTTTTACGGTCTCATCCAGATCGCCTGTAATGCCGTGCATGCCCTCCACATCGGGAACAAATCCCGTGGCATTGGAAAGAAGCGTCATCTCCGCCATGGTCTTGGTGCCATCCTGGAAGGATGCCAACATGTGCGGATTCATCCCGCGTTCTTCGGCTTCCTGTCGCGCCGTATCCGGATTGGCATAGGGCTTGAGTTTATTGTTTTTTCCTTTGCCGGCGACGAGAACCTCCATGCCCATGGCGCGGGCAAAGTTGAAAAGGCTGAACGTAGCAGCGGGTTCGTCTCCGTCCGAGCCGGTGTAAACCAGGCCTGCCGCATCAAAGAGCTGTTTCATCAGCACGCCGATGGTAATGTCCACTTCGACATTGAGAAGAACCAGATGTTTTTTTGCTAAAAGCGTAGCCATCGATACCCGTGCGCCGATTTCTGTCATGCCGGTCGCTTCGACAACCACATCCACCTCTTTCGAGCGGACGACCTCGTTATAGTCCGTGCTGGTGATGATATTGTGCTGATCCTGTGACTCGGCAAGGTACGTGCGCTTCGCTTGTTCCGCGCGCTCCGCCGCCACATCACAAATGCCGGTAACGCACATGCCGGGGATGGTGGAAATCTGCGCAATCATGCCCGTTCCCATCTGTCCGGCGCCGATGACTCCCACGCGAATCGGATGTCCTTCCTGTTCCCGTTGCAGAAGTTCTTCAAACAAGTTCGACATATTTTCCTCCTTTTATCACCGCTTGCGCAGGATCTCTCGGTTCATTACCTGTTGTCTTGTTTTTTCCGCCAATAAATCTTCACTGGTACGCATGCGACGAATCCAGGTTAAGGCTTTGCCGGTACCGCGTACAACCGCGCTGATGGGCTGCTCGACATAATTCACTCGAAGGCCACAGCGCTTTTGAATGGCTTCGCTAAGGCCGCGCACCAACGATCCTCCTCCGGAAAGCAGAAGCCCCTGATCATAGAGATCCGAAGAAAGCTCCGGCGGTGTTTGTGCCAACACGCGATGCACCGTCTCGGCAATCGCCGTAAATTGCGGTGCAAGCGCTTCATCCAGATCACTTTTTGTCATATACACTCGCGCCGGGAGTCCGTCGGCACGATGACGTCCCTTCACTTCCAACCGCTCCGGCGCATCGAGGGCGAGAACGGAACCTAAACGCAATTTAATGTCTTCGGCCGTTTGTTCGCCGATCATCACCTGATGTTGCTCCAGAATGTAACGTGCAATAGCGGCATCAAACGCATCGCCTGCCACGGTTGTCGATTCGGCAACGACAATGCCACCGAGCGAAATCAATGCCACATCGGTCAGTCCGCCGCCAATGTCAACGACGAGGGTTCCACGCGGATCGGAGACCTCCACACCGGCGCCTAATGCTGCCGCCAAGGGCGCCTCAATGAGAAAAATCCGATGCGCACCGCCCGCTGTAGCAGCTTGCAAGATTGCACGCTTCTGCACTTGCGTCGCACGCGAGGGAACGCTGATCATGATATCCGGGTGCAACAGACTTTTGTCGACAGCCCGATGGAGAAAGGCCCCCAGCATTTTTTCCGTCGCGCGATAATCCGACACCACGCCCCCTTGTAGGGGATGACAGGCAAGGATGTTTCCGGGGGTGCGGCCCAACATTTTTTTTGCTTCTTCCCCTATCGCCACAATGGAATCGGTATAAATGTCCAGCGCAACCACAGAAGGTTCCTGAAACTTCACTCCTTCCGCCCGGGTAAACACAAGAATCGTTGTCGTGCCGATATCAATCGCTACATTTTTTCGTAACCAAGCCATGGTCTACTCCAAGTATTTCTTTAATGTCTCCACCTGATCCAGTTCTTCCCAAGAATAACGGTTGTCCGTGCGTCCAAAATGGCCATATGTCGCCGTGTGCGCATAGATTGGTCGGCGCAGATCCAATTTCTTGATGATGGCTGCCGGACGAAAGTCAAACACCTCTTGCACAATTTTTAAGAGCTGTTCGTCCGCAAGTTTTCCTGTTCCAAACGTATCAATGGAAATGGAAAAGGGCTCCGCACGGCCGATCGCGTAGGCCACGCAAATTTCCGCCTTCTCGGCCAAGCCGGCCGCCACAATGTTCTTGGCCACATAGCGCGCATAGTACGCTGCCGAGCGATCCACCTTTGTGGGATCCTTTCCGGAAAAGGCGCCACCGCCGTGATGCCCCGCGCCGCCGTAGGTATCAACAATAATCTTTCGTCCGGTCAAGCCGGTATCCGCGTTCGGTCCGCCCAGTTCAAAACGCCCCGTCGGATTGACGAAAAATTTCGTATGCGAGTCGATCATCAGCGGATCCAGGCATTCTTTGACCACGTGATCCCAAAGGGCTTCTTTTATCTCTTTTTGATCGGCCTGATCGTCGTGTTGCGTGGAAATGAGAATCGCGTCAATGCGCTTGGGACGATCCTGCTCGTCGTATTCCACGGAAACCTGTGTCTTACCGTCCGGGCGCAGATGCGGCACAATGCCCTCGCGGCGGACTTTGGCCAGACGCTTTGCCAGCTGATGCGCCAGCATGAGAGGCATGGGCATGAATTCCGGCGTTTCCTTCGTAGCATAGCCGAAGACCATTCCCTGATCGCCGGCTCCTTCGCCGGATAGCTGTTCGGATTCTCCTTCGCGTGCCTCTTCGGAACGCATGACGCCGCAGGCAATGTCCTGGGACTGTTCGCGAATGGTCGTAATGATGGCACAATGTTCAGCGTCAATGCCGCTGTCCGCATCCGTATAGCCGATCTTGCGCAGGGTTTGACGCACGATGGCGTTAATGTCCACATCCGCTTTGGTGGTTAATTCACCCATCACAAAGATAATGCCGGTGGACGCCATTACCTCACAGGCGCAGCGGGATTGAGGATCCTGCCGCAACACTTCGTCCAGAATCGAGTCGGCGATCTGGTCGCAAATTTTATCGGGATGTCCTTCTGTGACGGATTCCGCCGTGCGGATACGCCCTGTATTCTCTTCCATTTCTTCCCCTTCTCTATTTTTCCGGTTTTTCCTTCCGGGTTTTCTTCTCTTCCTTCTCACACAGCCATTGTATCGCCTTTTTCGACATTACACCGAACGAAGCAATAAAACCTGTGCCATGCAACTGATTCCCTCTTCGCGGCCGACAAAGCCGAGATGTTCCGTAGTCGTCGCTTTTACGGCAACCTGCGTCACATCACAGCCGAGCGTATGTGCAATCGCTTCGCGCATGGCCGGAATATAAGAAGCTAATTTGGGCCGTTGCGCCATTATCACGCTATCGATATTGCCAATCCGATACCCCTGTTTGGAAACCAAGTCCATCACCTGTCGCATCAAAAGCAAGGACGAAATGCCCTCATATTGCGGATCGGTGTCCGGGAAGTGCTGGCCGATATCCCCGAGAGCCAACGCACCGAGAAGCGCATCGTTGATGGCATGCACCAAACAATCGGCATCGGAATGGCCAAGCAGCCCCTTTTCAAAGGGAATTTCCACTCCACCCAGAATAAGCTTTCTTCCTTCGACCAACTCATGCACGTCATAGCCGAGGCCCGTGCGAAACGCGATATCATTCATCTAAATCCTCCCGTTCCGTCACAATGCGCTCCCCGAAGAGCAGATCCATGGGCGTGGTGATCTTGATGTTTGCCTCGTCTCCTTCCACCGTGGCCACCTTGCCGCCGAAAATTTCGACCATTTGTGCATCATCCGTAATAGGGATCTCTTCCCAGATCGCCTTTTCATAAGCATCAAGCAATACCGACTTTTTAAACATTTGTGGCGTCTGGGCGCTGAAAAGATGCGCGCGATTGGGCGTGTTTTGAATCACGCCCTTTTCATTCACGAATTTAATCGTGTCCTTCATCGGCAAAACGCAGATTGTTCCGTCCACGTCGCCCCTCTCGATGCGAGAAAGACAACGCCGTATGACGGCCGAGGAGACAAAGGGCCTTGCTCCGTCATGAACAGCGATAATATCCGTTTCTTCGGGCAAATGCGCCAGGCCCATTTTCACGCTATCCTGCCGAGTCGGGCCGCCAAGGCAAACCGTTACACGAGAAAAATTCTCCCCGAACACCTGGGGGAGAATATCTTTTTGTACGGTTTGTAAAATGTCTTCCTTGACAACGACGACATACGCATCAAATACACCCGATCGGTGCAAGGCGCGCAAGGCGCGTTGCAGTACCCGACCGCCGTCGATTTCAATGAGCATCTTATTTTTTCCGTTGCCCATGCGCGTGCCTAAGCCCGCGCCGGTCACCACAGCTGTCACAAACGGTCGTTGCATGATTTCCTCCGCAGTTCTCTGTTTATCTTAACACACTGTATGGAGGAAAAAAGGCGAGAATGTGAAGGAGTTTTTGCTCTATTCGGTGCGAATGGCTTCAATCGCCGAAATTTGGGTTGCGCGCTTGGCGGGTAAATAGCCGGCAACGAGGCCGATCAGCGCAGAGAAGGCGAATGCCGCAAAGGGCAGCCAGAAGGGAATCAGGCTGATTTTCTGCTCGATATCGTATCCTTCGCCGAGCATCGCCTGGGTGAAGAAATGATTGATGCCGAAGGAAAAGAGATACGAAAAAAGAACGCCGATGATGCCGCCAATGATGCCAATGAGCATGGATTCCACCAGAAAAATCATCCGTACATCGCCAATTTGTGCACCGATGACCTTCATGACGCCGATTTCCCGCGTGCGCTCATGAATGGACATGAGCATGGTGTTGGCAATGCCGATGGCGGAAATCAATAAGGAAATCGAGCCGATGCCGGCGAAAATCCAACGCACCACGCGCATGGCTTCTTCCTGTCCGCGAATGGAATCGGAATTTGCGTACGCATTCAATTGCATGTCATTGATCTCATTGATAACTTGTTGGGTGTAGCTGATGTCGTCCACCGTCACAATGGCGTTATCGTAATGGCGTGTTTTCTTCCCTCGCGTCAGCCTTTTCGGCGGTGTTGCGGAAGGATCATCCGGATTCGGATTATCTCCCCTACTGCGTTTTTCTTCTTCTTTTTGCATGCGCTCCAACGTGTCAAAGGAAATATAGATTCCTCTGGGCACAAGCAGATCGGACTTGGAAAACGTTCCGGCATAGGTCAACGGCAGCTTGGCCGCCTGGTCCTGATTGCCGATCATAATGTTGTTGTCGGGTGTATCGTCGTGTTTGCCGTAATCAAACGAGCGCAGCATCACTTTTTCATGGGAAAAGTCCAGATCCTTTACCGGCTTGGGCATTTCGCGGAAATTCTTTGTATTGTAACGAAACACCGTAATCGCGTTTCCCACGATAAACGGGTTTTTTTTGGTATCTCTCGGAAGACTCCCTTCTTTCATTTCCATCTGTGTTTTGCGCAGGGCATCAAAATCAATCGCCGCCATTTCTCCGAACATCGATAATGCGGGATCTTTGAAGACAATCTCATAGGACATGTACTTCATGCCCAGCGCGTCTTTCACGTGCGCGATCTGCTTGATCTTTTTGATCTCTTCGTCGCGCAAATAGCCCTGACGGCTCCCCATCTGGCTATTGGTCGGATCCTGATAAGAAGTCGGTTCCACGCGAATCGCATTGAGCTGTGCAAACTGTTCCATCTGGCGGCGGTTGCTGTCCTCTATGCCATAGCCGAAGGAAAGCATCAAAATGATAGCCACCGCGCCGATCACGACGCTAATGACCGTAAGGATTGTCCGCGATTTTCGGCGCATCAGATTGCGCCAAGCCAACAGTAAGAGCTCGACGTTACGCATCGAGGTTCAACTCCTTTTCCTGTTTCTTTTTCTTGCGATGCCGATGAATGAGAATTGCCACTACAAGGATCACCAGAACGCCGATGCCCACCGGAAGAAGGGGGAAATTGCCTCCCTGCGGAGCGGGAACCGGTTCAAGGGTTTTGGCATCATAGTATTGGCTGGTCTCGTCATCGATCAGAAGGCCTGTTTTTTCATCATGGCGCAGCTTCGACGGATCCGCCGCCATCCCTTGATCAAGCCCTTCGATTTTGGCTTCGAACGGTTGCTTCTGTTCATGTTTCTTTCCCGTGGAATCTTCAAACGTGATCACGATGTTGCCGGAAATTTCCTGTTCCTGCGGAACAATTTCCGCGGAGAAATGATCGGCCGCACCCGGCGCAAAATTACCGACAAAATAGCGCGGCGAACCGTTGACTTTGAAGCCCTTCCCCTCAATGGTCACCATATACGTCGTCAGCTGATCTTTACCGATGTTATACATGTCCATATCGACGTTGGCCGGGTTGCCCATCATGAGCATTTCCTCCCCGCCACCGTTCATTTGTACATCTCCCAAAAGGATATCCGCCGTCTGTACGACGGGAATACCGATGGTTTCCGTCGCCGTGAACTCATTGCCGAGCAGATCTTCATATTCAAAGGAGACGTTGATGGAATAGTTCTGTGCCGCCAAGGTCGGCGCCGTCTTCAGATGGATGGTCTTTTTGTCCGTCTCGCGTGGACGAATGCGGGAAATGTAAAAGGTGTTGGAAGATCCGACCGGCGTAAAAACCGAACCGGTGCTTCCAGAAGGAGCGGATGCTTGGCCACCTCCCGTCTGCGTCGCCGAGGGGATCGCTCCGGCCTCGCCGCCGCCGATGCTGATTTTAATATTACGTACGGACTTTTCCGCATTCGTATTATAAAAAGTGAGGGAAACGGCAAACTCCTGCCCTGCTTGCGGCATTTCCGGATCCAGGCTATAGTTGGAAATGATCAGCTTCGGCTTGTTTGTGACATTGACCGTTCCGTTATCACCATTCGACGGCCCGTCCGTTACGCCCGGAATATATGTATCTCCACCCATGTTCTCTCCTCTCTGCTATGCTCTCTCATGAACGCGTTCAATTTGTCCATCACGCATATGAAACATCCGATCGGCATAGCCGGTCATTTCTTCATCATGCGTCACCATGATGACCGTGACATTTTCCTCTTTCGATATACGGGAAATCAGGTCCATCACTTCAAAGCTCGTTTTCGTATCCAAGTTTCCTGTGGGCTCATCTGCAAAAAGAATCTTGGGATTACCCACCAGTGCACGCGCAATAGAAACACGTTGCTGTTGTCCGCCGGAAAGCTGATTGGGCCGGTGATGAAGGCGGTCCCCGAGCCCGACCAGGTTCAACACCCGTTTGGCGGCCTCTTCATACTCTTTTTTCGGTACGCCCTTTAGCATCAAACCGAGCGTCACATTTTCCATGGCATTTAAGGTTGGAATCAAGTTGTACGATTGAAACACAAACCCGACATTCAGACTGCGAAATAGGGTCACCTGCGATTCGGACAGTTTCTCCAGATGCACGCCTCCGATGACAATCTCTCCCTTGGTCGGCCGTTCCAGACCGGCCAAAGCGTTGAGCAAGGTGGATTTTCCGGACCCGGAAGGGCCAAGCAGACACACCATTTCTCCGCGGGCAATATCTAAGTTCACATCGCGCAAAGCGTATACTTTTTCTTCGCCCATGCGAAAGACTTTGTAGAGATTGCGCACCGCAATGAACACGTCTTCCATGGTGTTTTCCTTTCTCTTCCTCGAACCGGCAATCGTTTCTTTCCAGATTAGTATATACTGACAAAAGCGTCTTTTGCCATCCTCTTTCTTAACAAATTATTAAGATTTTGTCGGCTTGCCGTTAGCGAGAAGAATCCTCCTCTTCTTTTCCGGCAATACCGGGATGCGTCATTTCATAGGGATTAAAAATGCGGTCCAGTTTCTTTTCGC
This window contains:
- a CDS encoding rod shape-determining protein, whose product is MAWLRKNVAIDIGTTTILVFTRAEGVKFQEPSVVALDIYTDSIVAIGEEAKKMLGRTPGNILACHPLQGGVVSDYRATEKMLGAFLHRAVDKSLLHPDIMISVPSRATQVQKRAILQAATAGGAHRIFLIEAPLAAALGAGVEVSDPRGTLVVDIGGGLTDVALISLGGIVVAESTTVAGDAFDAAIARYILEQHQVMIGEQTAEDIKLRLGSVLALDAPERLEVKGRHRADGLPARVYMTKSDLDEALAPQFTAIAETVHRVLAQTPPELSSDLYDQGLLLSGGGSLVRGLSEAIQKRCGLRVNYVEQPISAVVRGTGKALTWIRRMRTSEDLLAEKTRQQVMNREILRKR
- the metK gene encoding methionine adenosyltransferase; the encoded protein is MEENTGRIRTAESVTEGHPDKICDQIADSILDEVLRQDPQSRCACEVMASTGIIFVMGELTTKADVDINAIVRQTLRKIGYTDADSGIDAEHCAIITTIREQSQDIACGVMRSEEAREGESEQLSGEGAGDQGMVFGYATKETPEFMPMPLMLAHQLAKRLAKVRREGIVPHLRPDGKTQVSVEYDEQDRPKRIDAILISTQHDDQADQKEIKEALWDHVVKECLDPLMIDSHTKFFVNPTGRFELGGPNADTGLTGRKIIVDTYGGAGHHGGGAFSGKDPTKVDRSAAYYARYVAKNIVAAGLAEKAEICVAYAIGRAEPFSISIDTFGTGKLADEQLLKIVQEVFDFRPAAIIKKLDLRRPIYAHTATYGHFGRTDNRYSWEELDQVETLKKYLE
- the ispF gene encoding 2-C-methyl-D-erythritol 2,4-cyclodiphosphate synthase encodes the protein MNDIAFRTGLGYDVHELVEGRKLILGGVEIPFEKGLLGHSDADCLVHAINDALLGALALGDIGQHFPDTDPQYEGISSLLLMRQVMDLVSKQGYRIGNIDSVIMAQRPKLASYIPAMREAIAHTLGCDVTQVAVKATTTEHLGFVGREEGISCMAQVLLLRSV
- the ispD gene encoding 2-C-methyl-D-erythritol 4-phosphate cytidylyltransferase, producing MQRPFVTAVVTGAGLGTRMGNGKNKMLIEIDGGRVLQRALRALHRSGVFDAYVVVVKEDILQTVQKDILPQVFGENFSRVTVCLGGPTRQDSVKMGLAHLPEETDIIAVHDGARPFVSSAVIRRCLSRIERGDVDGTICVLPMKDTIKFVNEKGVIQNTPNRAHLFSAQTPQMFKKSVLLDAYEKAIWEEIPITDDAQMVEIFGGKVATVEGDEANIKITTPMDLLFGERIVTEREDLDE
- a CDS encoding ABC transporter permease, encoding MRNVELLLLAWRNLMRRKSRTILTVISVVIGAVAIILMLSFGYGIEDSNRRQMEQFAQLNAIRVEPTSYQDPTNSQMGSRQGYLRDEEIKKIKQIAHVKDALGMKYMSYEIVFKDPALSMFGEMAAIDFDALRKTQMEMKEGSLPRDTKKNPFIVGNAITVFRYNTKNFREMPKPVKDLDFSHEKVMLRSFDYGKHDDTPDNNIMIGNQDQAAKLPLTYAGTFSKSDLLVPRGIYISFDTLERMQKEEEKRSRGDNPNPDDPSATPPKRLTRGKKTRHYDNAIVTVDDISYTQQVINEINDMQLNAYANSDSIRGQEEAMRVVRWIFAGIGSISLLISAIGIANTMLMSIHERTREIGVMKVIGAQIGDVRMIFLVESMLIGIIGGIIGVLFSYLFSFGINHFFTQAMLGEGYDIEQKISLIPFWLPFAAFAFSALIGLVAGYLPAKRATQISAIEAIRTE
- a CDS encoding COG1361 S-layer family protein, which encodes MGGDTYIPGVTDGPSNGDNGTVNVTNKPKLIISNYSLDPEMPQAGQEFAVSLTFYNTNAEKSVRNIKISIGGGEAGAIPSATQTGGGQASAPSGSTGSVFTPVGSSNTFYISRIRPRETDKKTIHLKTAPTLAAQNYSINVSFEYEDLLGNEFTATETIGIPVVQTADILLGDVQMNGGGEEMLMMGNPANVDMDMYNIGKDQLTTYMVTIEGKGFKVNGSPRYFVGNFAPGAADHFSAEIVPQEQEISGNIVITFEDSTGKKHEQKQPFEAKIEGLDQGMAADPSKLRHDEKTGLLIDDETSQYYDAKTLEPVPAPQGGNFPLLPVGIGVLVILVVAILIHRHRKKKKQEKELNLDA